The following DNA comes from Magnolia sinica isolate HGM2019 chromosome 18, MsV1, whole genome shotgun sequence.
TTGTAAAAGTCACCCAATTTGTAAGAATGAGTCCTATCGATCGTCAATTTGGCTAaattttcaattcaagctaaaacTAGCTGCCTTTGTTGAATCTGtgatcacttcgtggtcaaaggTTTCTCAACCCTTGGAGTGGAGAACTACAACAGACACTTACATTCTTTTAACTTCCAGTTCCATCCATAAAATGAGATTCGTAGTTGATCGATCCCTTGTATGGAGATCAATTAGGTTGTGGCCTTGGATTCAAGTGCTGTAGACTATGTTGCATCTGCACTTGTAACCATTGGTGGTACCTGGACTAGTACCCAAAGCAAACTAGATGGACATGAATTAAAAATATGAAATGATACTGAATTCACTTTAGTTGCACCACCACTATCAAATATCAACATCATTCAAGACATGGTTTTTTGACTTGATGATTCAGACCGACTTGGTCCTGAGTTGAGTCGACACTTGCTTGAGTCACCCTCCCTTCTCAATCCTGACTCACGGTGCTGCACGGCTGAACTGGATCAGACTCAACTGAGCTCGAGTCGAAGTGAGCATGTTCACTCATCAATATGCCTGAATACACCtccaagatttttttattttttattttttgcttttttaaaGTGGGAACCAAAACAGTTTCATGTTTTTTGAAAACTCGAGATGGTCTgaattgatgtttttttttttttttttgggtctgtTCTAACAGTTGATGTCTGAATGAGTCAATGGCTTCCCATTTTCGTATTCAGTTTGAGGTTTCACGGTGCAAGTACTAGGAATCAACAACTATAcgaatataaaaaaaatgagtttttgaAAGAATTGATGACTCATCTGTATTGGAAGgagctcttcaaaaaaaaaaaaaaagtattgcaATGATGATACACTGATTTATGATTCAATAGCACATCAATTTTTTTCCTCAAACTATTTTATTCAATTGAAAAAAATCATATTCCTGCACAAATTGAAAGAATAAATGAATATTCTATTCGGGAACCCAAGCAACAGTAGCAGTCTGCTTGAAAGTATGATTGTTGAGGGACCTGTTTACATATACCGACAATGCCCTAAGGCTTGATTTAGTATAGTTTGTGTTTGGGTgcccaattgaattgaattgcaacaaGTCAATTGTCCAAGGGGGAAACTACCAGAGGGAGGGAGGCACCATTTCAACTCACAATGATGACCAAACCCTTGCTTGCTATTCCCAACTTGAAACAACCTTGATGGTATTTTGAAGGCTACTCACTCGTAATGAATGGTGAGTGGCCAGCCCCCGTGTTTTTCTCCAAATGCAACCTTAGATTTCGATCATCTCCTGATTAAGAGCCATGTATCTCCATTTCTCCTTCTCCACAAAGTCTGCATCCAAGAACTTGGCTACAAAAGCCCAAAGCCGGTAAGTATCTTCAAAATTTGCGAGAAACCCAATTGCGGCAGTTACCACTGATATACCGGAGGCAACTTTCTCTTTCATTCTATTCCCACCAATGGCTACTTCGGGGGTCCTCGTCTCCAAGACTTTCTCCTTGTCATCTTCATACTTGTCTGAAAACAAGATGTTGTGTAGGAAGCCATAACTTAGAGAGATGTTGTTCCTATCAGCAAGCTTCTGCACTAGTGCTGGTTCGACCTTCTCTCCCTTCCAATCAAACACATTGAATGCCACTGCAGGTCCCCTATCGAATTTTACTTTTGGACCGTAAATTCTGATCAAGGGAAGCCCCTTCTCTGAATTTGGATGCCGCAGTTTTGTCAATGCGTTTACTAGCCAATTTGTCAGAAATCTTACTCTACTACTGATGAGCAGAAGTCCCAAAGAATCcgcatgatccaaacctttgcaCTCGATTTCTGCTGTCTGATCCATTTCATCGAGTTTGGCTTCGCTGGTCCCTGGTTTAACCGAATCTGTGTTCCCTGACAGAACTGAATCAGTTTTCTCTAATTCCACTATTTCGGACTGTAATGATTCCTTTTGTTTCATGTTAACTTCTGTTTCATATAATTCAGAAGTTTCACCCCGTTCAAATCGTCTCTCACTTGAGGAAGATCTCTCAATGAGTCCATTACTCACCTGACGAGATATTCGACCAGAAAATGAGCATGTCATTGCTACATCCTCCTGCAACTGgagttttgagatttgggtctctGTGTCTGTAATGGAATCATCATCTGGTGGCTGAGACAGCTTTGCTGGAACGATACCCACAATTCCAATGCTTCTGGCGATTGTCGATGTTTCCAAGACTGAAATGCTGGATCTTTTTACGAACAGGCACCCAAACCCAGATGGGTTTTCTCCAAAAACCTTGAAGAAAGAGCAGATTAGAAAATCCGGCCTGAAAAGGGAGAGGCCCAAAGTATCCATGTCCTTGGGTCCCAATGCACAGGCATCCAACAACACTTGCCACCCATTTTCCTGTGCCAAGCTCATCCATAGATAAGAATACCTGGTCCCAGTCATCCTTGATTGAAGTGGGAATACGAACAGcccctttctcttcttcctcttacTCACCAGCATCTTCCTCAATTTCGCTGAATGGATTCTCAAACTAGGCCACGAGAAGTTGGCTGACATGATTCTTGCTCCCCTCTTACGGGAATTCTCGATCATTCCACTGACCGCCTCGCTTTCGTAATCGTAAACCGTCAGCAGCCTCTGATTGGATTGGAACGGATACGATTCCGCCAGCAGCTTGAAAGCAGACGCCCGGTTGGCAGTACATACCATCCGGTAATCATTGTCGGATATATTGAGAAAACCCATGATTCTTTTCCTGATCGAAGATTCCAACTCTGTTTCTTGGCTTCCATAAAGAACCTGAGAATGCAGACTGGCAGACTTGTAGGAGatattgaagaaggagaattcCGATGGGGAAGGAGCTGAAGGAGGAAAATTAGAGGAAGAGGCTACAGAAGACTGATGTTGTGAATGGGAGAAGAGGCCAAAGCCAACATAATCAAGGCAGACGCggttggagagagagaggtggtagTATTCATGGGCTCTGATGTTATCTGCCCGATCGGTATCGGTGTAGTGTGGATAGGCTTTGGTGAAATTGGAGAAGGCTTCATGTAAGGAAGGTAGAGATTCATGATTGGTGAATTGGGTGTTTGGGAAGAGAGATGAAGCTGTGGCAGTAGCAAAATCGTAGCGAGAGGCGGCAGCGCTGGTAATGGTCTTGGGATGTGGGGCCTCAGTTAAACCCAGGAAAGGAGTTGGACAGCATCCATGAAAGCATGCTTGAGAGGCTTCTCTCATACAGGGAGATTGCATTTTTTTCCCCCCTACCCTTCTCTCCTCCTCTTTGTTTTTAATTCCTGTTTTCTGCCTATCTTTTTTTTTATGGTTCGCAGGTATATGTTGTTGCAGGCTAGTAAGGGTTCTCTTGGTTGGTCCTTGGACAGCGGGCTGGTGGGCCTGGCCCTTCTTGTCACATCTACCTCTCATTACTAAACTGATCTTGTCTTTTGCATAATTGCCAAAAAAGTCCTGTATGTGTTCATCTcactttatctttttcttttgtttttttaccattttctctcactttttctttttcttttgtttttttaccattttctaatTGACTGATGTTTGCTTTACTTTCTTGATTGACCCGTAGTGGATGGTTGTTGGGGTGGATGGTTGTTGGGGCCTTGTACAAAACTTTAGAATCTAACCGCCCAAAATAAagcagaattatgggataataaagcaataaaataaatcaaagtataaaccacaccacacaagagatttttacgtggaaaaccttcaaataggtaaaaaccacgggacctcgtctagatcaacaattcactatgaggtaaaacgttacaaccttcttcactcacgcaagagtagataaacaataagagaatataaGAAAAACGGAGatatctcaccgatcacgaggacgtagaagcactgagatgttgattgcacagtagatcacctccacgagcataacctcccttctacaagattcccctctttctttctctctctctctctctctcacacatacacacctttgatagctctaaaccctttaacaaacccttacaaagctttagaaaaccctttTGCATTACTTAAAAAAGTTCCaggcactcctatttatagtttaggaaactctctttcgcaccctaTCATGAAAGGTCTaagattttcgcagtccgcacaagatcttGACTCAAATATGCGtgagctcgactggttgagctgagttctcgaccggtcgagcacctccctcgactggtcgaacacctCAGAGAAAATACATAAATTGGTTGTTGGGCTTTGAGTCAAgccccactcgactagttgagcgccacccacaactggtcgagcagcccactcgaccggttgagcagcgtGGTAAACCGTTACGAATTTTCAACCCACTATACTGTCTCTCCctaaactgaggaggaaaaccccatcaatggTTACAGTCATCTTTAGACTGAGATATTTTGGCTACCATCTTCACTATTGTGCAATTGCAATGGTTTTGATGATCCACACGTGGAACTGATGGGCCCAATTGAGGATTTCTAATGGTCTAAAGTCATCAGTAGATCCATCTACAGGTTTAAGGTAAGGTTTTATTTTAATGAATGGATTGAAATGACAGTTTGGGTCCATCCCCATGTTACAGTAAGAAGGGATTGAAATGACAGCTGGGGTTGCATGGAAAtgtacaaaaaaggaaaaaaaaaaaaaaaaaaaaaaaaaacacaagaagctaatctcatcacgTTCTCGTGAAGATCACATATCATCTGGCAATTTCACTTAGAGCTAGAAGTATCTTGGTAATTCTGTGTTCTGGCAGATGTGCTATGGCTAAAAGACAATCGCATGTGACAAAAAGGTCGTTGTATTGGCCGGCAGTATGCAGGCCCCCAGACCCTTTCTTTTGGAAAAGGTCCTCCGTTTTTTCCTATAATCAATTGAAATCTCCTAATTGCCCTTTAATTTCTTCAGGTGATATGATAACCAAGCCCATCAGCTcaatcaggttggccacacctgCACGTTGGGTGGTGTGGATTGGCCCGATTTTTCCACTAGGTAATTTTCTTGACCTGGCCCGCCTTTTGGACGACTCAGATGTCCTACCTGCGTGACACTTCACAGGCAAGAGAATCGTTTAGCATGGTAATCCCAGCATGCTAAAAAGCTTTCAGGACCTTTTACTTTATATCTTTGAACAGTGAAATTAATATAATACCCACTGTGCCTTTTTCTTTAGAAAGTGTTAAAGTGTATTTTTATAAATATCCAACCCGTCCGATGGATGGTATCTGCCATGATTATACAAGAACCAAAAACTTTGGTCAAtctaaacataaggtgggccacacataaaaatTAATATACACCACCTAAAGTCGTCAAAATGCACGTGGGATGTCATAGGCATATCATGTGGCCTCAAATATTTCTCACTTTACTTTTATTATTTCCAAAGAAAGATAGGGTACCCTTCGGTAATTTTTGACCGACCCAGCCAGTTGGCCGTTTTGGAACGTAATCTACCGCCGCCTGGCAGATAACTTTCTACGGGcctgtgacatccaacccattgaataggttggccccatcatggggaGCACCGTATGTGAAAATCAGCCCTATGCcccccatcaggtgggccatatcatagacAGAAATGCATAACCATTGATAGGTGACAAAATACAAGCGCGGTTGGTGGAtaaaaaaatacaagtgtggtctgGGACAAATTAAACCATAGAATATCATGTATAGCCGTTGATGGATAACGAAATacgagtgtggtccacctaataagtgGATGGGGTTGGTTTTGCACAAGGTGATTCCATCGCGAGGCCAACCTAtcggacgggttggatgtctcaCGTGCATGACATGTTGATAGTTATCTGGTTGGGTGGACGGTTAGGATGTGAGCATTTTTGCTTATTAGTAAGATGGCCAAATCCCATCAATACATGCTATTGGTACGGGTGGAATTCAAAGAGAAGCTTCTTAATTAAGTTCAGCGAGTCATTATTTCCAGTAGACCGCTTATTCTTTCCCATTTAGGATTAGGTTTGAAATGTGCGTGTTACCTACGTGTCGGTTCTTCACAACTGATACGGTTACGGTATCGGCTCATATCGGCCTGTAGCACCCTTGTATTGGGCTGTTTCATGCACGAGGCCAACACACCCATATCACTCATGGACGCGGCCTGGCTAGTGAGCCAACACCAGCCAGTTAGCTAGAGTTAAAGATCTGTGGGCCTCGCCATGAtgcatctgttttatccatgccaatgttcattttgccagctcatcttATGGCGTGAGCCCAAGAATAAGGTAGATTCCAATTtaagatggaccacaccttaggaaacagtggggattgatcgTTTAGTGCCGATCGAGGATTTATTGTCGGCCACAAGTTCCGGATCAAGGTAAGGTAatgcttgtgttttcccttcatccacgtttttATGACGTTTtctaacaggttagatggcaaataagcaatACCAGGTCtatctgagaattggatctatttcatttttagccttatgctgtaaaatgagctggtaaaacggatggacggagtggataaaacagatacattatggtgagcctaTAGAGCTCTGACATCAGCTAGTTGGCATGGGTTGAGGCCACTAGCCAACCCTTGTCCATCGTTCATGGGCGATGCCACTACGTGTAGGACGCGGATTCCGTCCACCTGTCTCCAGCTGGGAAGGGCAGGAGCTTTAAGTGGCTATAttgatatatgggtcttatccacaccgttcatccgttttttcgtatcattttagtgaATAAcccaaaatgaggcatatccaaagctcacgtgcaccacaccacaggaagcagcagtcataatgattctcaccgttgaaacttttctcgggcccaccgtaatgtttattttccatccaacctattcataaagttacatagacttggatgaagataaaacacaaatatcagctctatccaaaacttctggtaAGAGTTTAAGCCCAATTAtgcagtccacttaagccttggacctgcctcatttttgggcttatacagTAAAATGTTAggataagatggatggacggtgtggataagatccatacatcacggtggccactcaaatctCCCGCCTGTTCCTAGCTGGACACGTGCGggtgcaggacgcaatccgcgtccctacgTGTAACGTGAATACATAACGGTTTCGGACGATACTTCGTACATGCTATTACTTAGTCTTAATTgtattttttatatttgtttttcatttttgtttttttttaaatctttagcAGAAGTTAATGAGATGTCACTTTCTGGCACAAGcggtgtcacgccctgaaattcgagtacCCGAATAAGGTTTTCGGGACCCGAATCCCAAAGTTcgtgagttataatataatgacattTCTTATAATCCAGTTgattcaatcaaattcaataaatattcactatcatttaaaaaaaaatacagctgaaatgtttattaaattcaactctTTTGATAGTTTTTTCTTtatacatcgaaatttgaacataaactaaacttaaataacaaaaaatctgaattgaattaaaactaaacttaattttttttaaaaataaagctaatagtagAGGCCCGCCTGCTCGTAGTATTCCAGCTCTGCACTTGTGCATTTTTTTTAGTAGGATGAAcataacagcccagtagggtcatttcttacccaaaatttaacatgtttagataatattaattttataacaatgaatgaaatagaataaaaataatgaaatttaacaatagAATTGTGAAAATGCGATGCATGTAATATTTCCATAAATACTCATaacatttatattatttcttacaacactgtacccaagtggatggtcacgttgcattaacgcccacacactggtacctcatggtgatggacccatttatacgttagccgGTCAAACTACTACTTTAGTTGTACATTTGACGTATGTCTGCGCATACAATTGTAGTCATACGCCGTACATAAAGGAGACTTTAAAGGATTCAATGGGTtgtagggtctttcacccaagggatacGATTgtcctacttgctggctttagggtctctcaccaaAGGGTCACGATTGCCTTACTTAGTagtttagggtctttcacctaaGGGATACGATTGCTCTACTTGCTTACGTTACATCtaacatattaaaattgattctCAATGAATGGTACACATATATGTAAG
Coding sequences within:
- the LOC131233350 gene encoding uncharacterized protein LOC131233350 translates to MQSPCMREASQACFHGCCPTPFLGLTEAPHPKTITSAAASRYDFATATASSLFPNTQFTNHESLPSLHEAFSNFTKAYPHYTDTDRADNIRAHEYYHLSLSNRVCLDYVGFGLFSHSQHQSSVASSSNFPPSAPSPSEFSFFNISYKSASLHSQVLYGSQETELESSIRKRIMGFLNISDNDYRMVCTANRASAFKLLAESYPFQSNQRLLTVYDYESEAVSGMIENSRKRGARIMSANFSWPSLRIHSAKLRKMLVSKRKKRKGLFVFPLQSRMTGTRYSYLWMSLAQENGWQVLLDACALGPKDMDTLGLSLFRPDFLICSFFKVFGENPSGFGCLFVKRSSISVLETSTIARSIGIVGIVPAKLSQPPDDDSITDTETQISKLQLQEDVAMTCSFSGRISRQVSNGLIERSSSSERRFERGETSELYETEVNMKQKESLQSEIVELEKTDSVLSGNTDSVKPGTSEAKLDEMDQTAEIECKGLDHADSLGLLLISSRVRFLTNWLVNALTKLRHPNSEKGLPLIRIYGPKVKFDRGPAVAFNVFDWKGEKVEPALVQKLADRNNISLSYGFLHNILFSDKYEDDKEKVLETRTPEVAIGGNRMKEKVASGISVVTAAIGFLANFEDTYRLWAFVAKFLDADFVEKEKWRYMALNQEMIEI